In Marinobacter sp. LQ44, the following are encoded in one genomic region:
- a CDS encoding anti-sigma factor domain-containing protein has translation MSERDDLDMMVAEFVLGTLPGEERDALQARRAREPELEALIQQWEARLAGLLDGVEPVAPGPELFARIQRTIDQQTDQQYAAPEARNAAPDNVVSLRKQLTRWRWSTAVASAAALVLVAVLATQPEPEPQAQSFVAVFQHNDEQPAFLLTVDLTSRQLNIQPVTAEPQADKSYQLWMVAEEYGPNPRSVGVIGDNFTLDQAALRDYDPETLRGATFGISLEPKGGSPTGQPTGPAIHGFLYPTSADQGQGRN, from the coding sequence ATGAGCGAACGCGACGACCTGGATATGATGGTTGCAGAGTTCGTTCTGGGAACTCTGCCAGGAGAAGAGCGGGACGCCTTGCAGGCTCGCCGTGCCCGCGAACCCGAGCTTGAAGCGTTGATTCAGCAATGGGAGGCCCGGCTGGCTGGCCTGCTTGACGGGGTTGAACCTGTAGCGCCCGGCCCGGAGCTGTTTGCCAGAATTCAGCGAACGATCGACCAGCAAACTGACCAGCAATACGCTGCGCCAGAAGCGCGGAACGCAGCACCAGACAACGTCGTCAGCCTTCGCAAACAGCTAACCCGCTGGCGCTGGAGCACCGCCGTTGCTTCAGCGGCGGCGCTGGTACTGGTTGCCGTGCTGGCCACCCAACCGGAGCCGGAGCCACAAGCGCAATCCTTTGTGGCGGTGTTTCAGCACAACGATGAACAGCCTGCGTTCCTGTTAACGGTGGATCTGACCAGCCGTCAGCTGAATATCCAACCGGTAACCGCCGAACCTCAAGCAGACAAGTCTTACCAGCTCTGGATGGTGGCAGAGGAGTATGGCCCTAACCCACGATCGGTGGGCGTGATCGGAGACAACTTCACTCTGGACCAGGCTGCACTGCGTGATTACGACCCGGAGACTCTACGTGGCGCCACCTTTGGCATCAGCCTGGAGCCAAAGGGTGGTTCGCCCACAGGGCAACCGACTGGGCCGGCCATTCACGGCTTCCTCTACCCCACCTCTGCCGACCAAGGCCAAGGTCGCAACTAA
- a CDS encoding sigma-70 family RNA polymerase sigma factor, with the protein MYSDSHQPDASPRATDYLSTDQEGSSGITRLLHRVAQQDRNAFAELYEATAPKLLATALRILKDRSWADDVIHDTYIKVWQKADQFDAERSSPITWLAAIARHGAIDELRRHPARRETASDELDSIADHSPAAHEQISDQQTVKHLNHCIDQLEKDRQDMVRLAYLNGWSRDQLARHFDQPINTVKTWLHRALKQIKRCLEP; encoded by the coding sequence ATGTACTCTGATTCACATCAGCCAGACGCGTCTCCCCGCGCCACTGACTACCTGAGCACTGACCAGGAAGGCAGCTCCGGTATCACCCGGCTCCTGCACCGGGTTGCCCAGCAGGACAGAAACGCGTTTGCCGAGTTATATGAAGCCACCGCCCCGAAACTTCTGGCCACCGCACTTCGTATCCTGAAAGACAGAAGCTGGGCAGATGATGTGATTCACGATACCTATATCAAAGTCTGGCAGAAGGCGGACCAGTTCGATGCGGAACGTTCCTCACCGATCACCTGGCTTGCAGCCATTGCCCGGCACGGCGCAATCGACGAACTGCGGCGGCATCCGGCAAGGCGGGAGACCGCAAGCGACGAACTGGACAGTATTGCGGACCATTCGCCGGCGGCCCATGAACAAATCTCAGATCAACAAACGGTAAAGCACTTGAACCATTGCATTGACCAGCTTGAGAAAGATCGCCAAGACATGGTTCGTCTGGCGTATCTCAACGGTTGGTCCCGGGATCAGCTGGCAAGGCATTTTGACCAGCCAATCAACACTGTGAAAACCTGGTTGCACCGAGCCCTGAAACAGATCAAAAGGTGTCTTGAACCATGA
- a CDS encoding XdhC family protein, with the protein MQPLDIKVVEQALHWCDEGHDFWFCTVVSTFGSSPRAPGSWLIARQDGAHCGSLSGGCVEEDFLARLRDNTFKGRINRIRYGAPDGPDNARVTLPCGGILDVLIEHWPASAATRKHFLALQSALSGEGPVARVVSLETGDIHLEPESELGARVTEEATHARLRLRVGPVSRLVIAGLSPVATACASFAHSLGFEVIVCDPRPEEVRHFNLADVTLQQELPSVYIAREGCHRATAVVALTHDPRIDDTAMMEAVKTEAFYIGVMGSMKTSEKRRERLARIGGLTEQQIRRIHMPVGLNIGSKTPAEIALAVMADIIRVRQGISRQQL; encoded by the coding sequence ATGCAGCCACTGGATATCAAGGTTGTTGAACAAGCCCTGCACTGGTGTGATGAGGGGCATGACTTCTGGTTCTGTACCGTGGTGAGTACCTTTGGCTCCTCACCCCGAGCGCCAGGTTCCTGGCTGATCGCCCGGCAGGATGGTGCCCACTGCGGCTCGCTTTCCGGTGGGTGCGTGGAAGAAGATTTTCTGGCCCGCCTGCGGGACAACACGTTCAAAGGACGCATAAATCGAATTCGCTATGGCGCTCCGGACGGCCCGGATAATGCCCGCGTCACCCTCCCCTGTGGCGGAATACTGGATGTTCTGATAGAGCACTGGCCAGCATCCGCCGCTACCCGAAAACATTTCCTGGCGCTTCAGTCAGCGTTATCGGGCGAAGGGCCGGTTGCCCGGGTGGTCTCGCTGGAAACCGGAGACATTCACCTGGAACCGGAGAGTGAGCTAGGCGCCCGGGTTACCGAGGAGGCGACCCATGCGCGCCTGAGACTACGTGTTGGCCCGGTTTCGCGACTGGTTATTGCAGGGCTTTCACCGGTTGCCACCGCCTGCGCGAGCTTTGCACACAGCCTGGGCTTTGAAGTTATTGTATGCGACCCAAGGCCCGAGGAAGTTCGGCACTTCAACTTGGCAGACGTGACGCTCCAACAGGAGCTGCCCTCGGTATACATTGCCCGTGAGGGCTGCCATCGCGCTACCGCAGTGGTCGCTCTCACCCATGACCCGCGCATTGACGACACCGCCATGATGGAGGCGGTCAAAACCGAGGCGTTTTACATCGGCGTGATGGGGTCCATGAAAACTTCGGAAAAACGGCGGGAACGGCTGGCTCGCATTGGCGGGCTGACCGAGCAGCAGATCCGCAGGATCCATATGCCCGTAGGTTTGAATATTGGCAGCAAAACGCCCGCCGAAATTGCTTTGGCGGTGATGGCAGATATTATCCGGGTGCGGCAGGGCATCTCGCGCCAACAACTTTGA
- a CDS encoding AraC family transcriptional regulator: MMDYFSMPNDSRPPKTTQTSQWPVPPDSVRYVVPEPIVRLLAHHPLTRELYPLAFGHYRRAAGHHMHREHHRDNLLIYCTEGQAFLNVAGEPLTVNAGDLLLLPAGASHRYTAAPDNPWTIHWVHYTGPLAEEFRNYMGFDGSNHVRHLGRQPRLLVDFNGLLSVRQTGFRARGLIHASNRLRQLLAAVPLNADETGLAQQAELETIHNYMREHLEERLTLQQLAELSGLSPAHFATRYRAQTGTSPIQHFLHLKVERACQLLDTTSQSFADISRQLGYDDAYYFSRLFKKVMGKSPSDYRHTARH, from the coding sequence ATGATGGATTATTTTTCGATGCCTAACGATTCCAGGCCTCCCAAAACCACGCAAACCTCGCAGTGGCCCGTACCGCCAGATAGCGTGCGCTATGTGGTGCCGGAACCCATTGTTCGGCTACTGGCACACCATCCGCTGACCCGCGAGCTGTATCCACTGGCCTTCGGGCACTACCGCAGGGCCGCTGGCCATCACATGCACCGGGAACACCATCGTGACAATCTTTTGATCTATTGCACCGAAGGCCAGGCCTTCCTGAATGTCGCGGGCGAGCCCCTGACGGTTAACGCGGGGGATCTTCTGCTGTTACCCGCCGGTGCCAGCCATCGCTACACCGCCGCGCCGGACAACCCATGGACCATTCACTGGGTGCATTACACCGGGCCGCTGGCAGAAGAGTTCAGAAACTACATGGGGTTTGATGGCAGCAACCATGTTCGCCACCTGGGCCGGCAACCGAGGCTGTTGGTGGATTTCAACGGACTGCTATCGGTTCGCCAGACCGGGTTTCGCGCCCGGGGACTGATTCATGCCAGCAATCGCTTGCGACAACTGCTGGCCGCCGTGCCCCTGAATGCCGATGAGACCGGCCTGGCACAACAGGCGGAGCTGGAGACCATCCATAACTACATGCGGGAACATCTTGAGGAACGGCTAACGTTGCAGCAACTGGCGGAACTGTCCGGCCTGTCGCCGGCGCATTTTGCCACCCGCTACCGGGCGCAGACCGGCACCTCACCCATTCAGCACTTCCTGCACCTGAAGGTGGAGCGGGCCTGCCAGTTGCTGGATACCACCAGCCAGAGCTTCGCCGACATCAGCCGGCAGCTGGGTTACGACGACGCCTATTACTTTTCCCGGTTGTTCAAGAAGGTGATGGGCAAGTCCCCAAGTGACTATCGCCACACGGCCAGACACTGA
- a CDS encoding CoA-acylating methylmalonate-semialdehyde dehydrogenase, with the protein MKKIPQYIAGEFAQSQTENWIDVTNPATNEVIAQVPCATEAEMRQAIDNAGEVFKSWKETPVSERARVMLRYQALLKEHHDEIAEILSQETGKTFDDAKGDVWRGIEVVEHAANVASMMMGETVENVAREVDTHSWIQPLGVCAGITPFNFPAMIPLWMFPMAIACGNTFILKPSEQDPMTPMRLAELFEQAGAPKGVLQVVHGAKEQVDTLLTDPAIKAISFVGSVPVGRYIYETGTSHMKRVQSFAGAKNHMVIMPDADKQQVINALVGASVGAAGQRCMAISVAVFVGAAQEWIPELKEAMAKVRPGAWNDSGASYGPVISPKAKERIEQLIATGEKQGAQLLLDGRNCTVDGLPDGNWVGPTLFGNVTPEMDIYKEEIFGPVLTCMNANDLGEAIALINNSPYGNGTSIFTNHGGAARRFQHEIDVGQVGINVPIPVPLPFFSFTGWKGSFYGDQHAYGKQAVRFYTETKTVTSRWFNSEATSSEANFSIQLR; encoded by the coding sequence ATGAAGAAGATACCTCAGTACATCGCCGGTGAGTTTGCCCAGAGCCAGACCGAAAACTGGATCGACGTCACCAACCCTGCCACTAACGAAGTGATCGCCCAGGTGCCCTGTGCCACCGAAGCCGAAATGCGCCAAGCCATCGATAACGCCGGGGAAGTGTTCAAAAGCTGGAAAGAGACTCCGGTCTCCGAACGTGCCAGGGTGATGCTGCGTTACCAGGCGCTGCTAAAAGAACATCACGACGAGATTGCCGAAATCCTGTCCCAGGAAACCGGAAAGACCTTTGATGACGCCAAGGGCGATGTCTGGCGCGGTATTGAAGTGGTGGAGCACGCCGCTAATGTAGCCTCCATGATGATGGGGGAGACCGTTGAAAACGTCGCTCGCGAAGTCGACACCCACTCCTGGATTCAGCCCCTGGGCGTGTGCGCGGGCATTACCCCGTTTAACTTCCCGGCGATGATCCCTCTGTGGATGTTCCCCATGGCCATCGCCTGCGGTAACACCTTTATTCTGAAGCCCTCCGAGCAAGACCCGATGACCCCCATGCGCCTGGCCGAACTGTTCGAACAGGCTGGCGCTCCCAAGGGTGTGTTGCAGGTGGTGCATGGTGCTAAAGAACAAGTGGATACCCTGCTCACCGACCCGGCCATCAAAGCCATCTCCTTCGTCGGCTCGGTGCCGGTAGGGCGCTACATTTATGAAACCGGCACCAGCCACATGAAGCGGGTACAGAGCTTTGCCGGCGCCAAGAATCACATGGTGATCATGCCGGATGCCGACAAACAGCAGGTAATCAACGCCCTGGTGGGCGCCTCCGTAGGTGCGGCCGGTCAGCGTTGCATGGCCATTTCCGTCGCGGTATTCGTGGGCGCGGCGCAGGAGTGGATTCCGGAACTGAAAGAGGCCATGGCTAAAGTTCGCCCCGGCGCCTGGAACGATTCTGGTGCCAGTTATGGCCCGGTGATCAGCCCCAAGGCCAAGGAGCGCATTGAACAACTGATTGCCACCGGCGAAAAACAGGGTGCGCAACTCCTGCTGGACGGTCGGAACTGCACCGTGGATGGCCTGCCCGACGGCAACTGGGTTGGGCCAACCCTGTTCGGCAACGTGACTCCGGAGATGGATATCTATAAGGAGGAAATCTTCGGGCCGGTTCTGACCTGCATGAACGCCAACGACCTGGGCGAAGCCATCGCACTGATCAACAACAGCCCCTACGGTAACGGTACCTCTATCTTCACCAACCACGGTGGCGCCGCGCGCCGGTTCCAGCATGAGATTGATGTGGGCCAAGTGGGTATCAACGTGCCCATCCCGGTGCCCCTGCCGTTCTTCTCGTTCACCGGTTGGAAAGGTTCTTTCTACGGCGATCAGCACGCCTATGGCAAGCAGGCGGTTCGCTTCTACACGGAAACCAAAACGGTCACCTCGCGCTGGTTTAACAGCGAAGCCACCTCATCCGAGGCGAACTTCTCAATTCAGCTTCGCTAA
- a CDS encoding acyl-CoA dehydrogenase family protein, with translation MDFNLTEDQLAFRDAARAFAEKSMAPHAAQWDAEHIFPVEVMKQAGEMGFMGMYTPEALGGMGLSRLDTSVIVEELAMACPSTAAFITIHNMATWMVASFASDDLKQAFVPKLASGEWLASYCLTEPGAGSDAASLRTRAVRDGDSYVINGSKMFISGAGATDTLVLMARTGDADSGAKGISTFVIPADAEGISYGKNEEKMGWHSQPTRMVTLEDVRIPASNRVGEEGDGFAIAMKGLDGGRLNIATCSLGGAQAALLRARNYMHERQQFGKPLAAFQALQFKLADMATNLVAARQMVRLGAFKLDSADPEATLHCAMAKRFATDACFDVANEALQLHGGYGYIREYPLERYLRDLRVHQILEGTNEIMRLIIARRLLEDGVVEAIQ, from the coding sequence ATGGACTTCAACCTGACCGAAGACCAGCTGGCCTTCCGGGATGCCGCCCGTGCCTTCGCCGAGAAATCCATGGCGCCGCACGCGGCCCAATGGGATGCCGAACACATCTTCCCGGTGGAAGTGATGAAGCAGGCCGGCGAGATGGGCTTTATGGGCATGTACACGCCTGAAGCCCTGGGCGGTATGGGGCTGTCTCGCCTGGATACCTCGGTGATCGTGGAAGAGCTGGCCATGGCTTGCCCCTCCACCGCCGCGTTTATCACCATCCACAACATGGCCACCTGGATGGTGGCCAGTTTTGCCTCGGATGATCTGAAGCAGGCGTTTGTGCCCAAACTGGCCAGCGGCGAATGGCTGGCCAGCTACTGCCTGACCGAACCTGGGGCCGGCTCCGATGCCGCCAGCCTGCGTACCCGCGCGGTGCGAGACGGCGACAGCTACGTGATCAACGGCAGCAAGATGTTTATCTCCGGCGCCGGTGCCACCGATACTCTGGTGTTGATGGCCCGAACCGGAGATGCCGACAGCGGCGCCAAGGGTATCTCGACTTTCGTGATTCCGGCCGATGCCGAAGGCATTTCCTACGGCAAGAACGAAGAGAAAATGGGCTGGCACAGCCAGCCAACCCGTATGGTCACCCTGGAAGATGTGCGCATTCCCGCCAGTAACCGGGTGGGTGAGGAAGGCGACGGCTTTGCCATTGCCATGAAGGGGCTGGACGGTGGCCGCCTGAACATTGCCACCTGTTCCCTGGGTGGTGCTCAGGCGGCCTTGTTGCGGGCCCGCAATTACATGCATGAGCGCCAGCAGTTCGGCAAGCCGTTAGCGGCGTTCCAGGCCTTGCAGTTCAAGCTGGCGGATATGGCTACCAACCTGGTAGCGGCCCGGCAAATGGTACGTTTGGGGGCCTTCAAGCTGGACAGCGCAGACCCGGAAGCCACCCTGCATTGCGCCATGGCCAAACGCTTCGCCACCGACGCCTGTTTTGACGTGGCCAACGAGGCCCTGCAGCTGCACGGCGGCTATGGTTATATCCGTGAGTATCCGCTCGAGCGCTACCTGCGGGATTTGCGGGTGCACCAGATCCTGGAAGGCACCAACGAAATCATGCGCCTGATTATCGCCCGCCGGCTGCTGGAGGATGGCGTGGTAGAAGCCATCCAGTAA
- a CDS encoding enoyl-CoA hydratase: MSDLIQLEKRDHIAILTIANPPANTWTADSLAALAKLVEELNQDRNIFALVVTGQGEKFFSAGADLKTFADGDLARANDMAQRFGEAFAALTAFRGVSIAAINGYAMGGGLECALSCDIRIAEEHAQMALPEASVGLLPCAGGTQNLPWLVGEGWAKRMILCGERVDAQKALQIGLVEEVVPSGEALAAALKLAEGACKQSPSSIARCKQLVMSARDGRSHSDGWRMERELFVELFHTEDQKEGVNAFLEKRKPAWKNQ, translated from the coding sequence ATGAGTGACCTGATTCAACTTGAGAAACGCGACCACATTGCCATCCTGACCATCGCCAACCCGCCGGCCAACACCTGGACGGCGGATTCCCTGGCGGCACTGGCGAAACTGGTGGAAGAACTCAACCAGGACCGCAACATCTTTGCCCTGGTCGTCACCGGCCAGGGCGAAAAGTTCTTCTCCGCCGGGGCGGACCTGAAAACCTTCGCCGACGGGGATCTTGCCCGGGCCAACGACATGGCCCAGCGTTTTGGCGAAGCCTTCGCCGCGCTTACTGCTTTCCGGGGCGTGTCTATCGCCGCCATCAACGGCTACGCCATGGGCGGTGGCCTGGAGTGTGCGTTGTCCTGCGATATCCGCATCGCAGAGGAGCACGCCCAGATGGCCCTGCCGGAAGCCAGCGTTGGCCTGTTGCCGTGCGCTGGCGGCACCCAGAACCTGCCCTGGCTGGTGGGTGAAGGCTGGGCCAAGCGCATGATCCTGTGCGGCGAGCGCGTAGATGCCCAGAAAGCCCTGCAGATTGGTTTGGTGGAAGAAGTCGTGCCCTCCGGTGAGGCGCTGGCAGCCGCCCTGAAACTGGCCGAAGGCGCCTGCAAGCAAAGCCCGTCGTCCATTGCCCGCTGCAAGCAACTGGTGATGAGTGCCCGGGACGGTCGCAGCCATAGCGACGGCTGGCGGATGGAGCGGGAACTGTTCGTAGAACTGTTCCACACCGAAGACCAGAAAGAAGGCGTGAATGCCTTCCTCGAGAAGCGCAAACCAGCCTGGAAGAACCAATAA
- a CDS encoding enoyl-CoA hydratase/isomerase family protein, with the protein MSEQPIIFEEWTTRGDELIAVARLNTPRNLNSLSMEMIRLLKPQLTRWAEDERVCAVWLEAEGDKAFCAGGDIVSLYRSMTEPGKLGEGDQFFTEEYELDYQIHTFPKPIICWGHGIVMGGGIGLMVGASHRVVTEHSKLAMPEVSIGLYPDIGAGWFLNRMPGRTGLFLGLTGARMNAADALFTGMADRFVKQELKAQVVDTLVAADWQGADSHAVVSQVLRRYEQQSQDAVPESPVQQHYDEIQQATDADSLEQVVSRLQEFGSRNDWLGKSVKGLASASPTSLALHWQHYHRSRLHSLAQVLDNELVMAKQCLRKGEFAEGIRALLIDKDMQPRWRYAALGEIDNSWVDEFFSQEAGG; encoded by the coding sequence ATGAGTGAGCAACCCATTATTTTTGAAGAGTGGACAACCAGGGGTGATGAGCTGATTGCCGTTGCGCGGCTGAACACACCGCGCAACCTCAACTCGTTGTCTATGGAGATGATCCGCCTGCTCAAACCCCAACTGACCCGCTGGGCAGAAGACGAAAGGGTGTGCGCGGTCTGGCTGGAGGCCGAGGGCGACAAGGCCTTCTGCGCTGGTGGCGACATCGTGTCTCTGTACCGCAGCATGACCGAGCCGGGAAAACTCGGCGAGGGCGACCAGTTCTTTACCGAAGAATACGAGCTGGACTACCAGATTCACACCTTCCCGAAACCGATCATTTGCTGGGGCCACGGCATTGTGATGGGCGGCGGCATCGGCCTGATGGTGGGCGCTTCCCACCGGGTGGTTACCGAGCATTCCAAGCTGGCCATGCCGGAAGTGAGCATCGGCCTGTACCCGGACATCGGCGCCGGCTGGTTCCTCAATCGCATGCCCGGCCGAACTGGCCTGTTCCTGGGCCTGACCGGCGCTCGGATGAACGCGGCTGATGCCTTGTTCACCGGCATGGCGGACCGGTTCGTGAAGCAGGAACTGAAAGCGCAGGTGGTCGACACCCTGGTTGCGGCCGACTGGCAAGGTGCCGATAGCCATGCGGTGGTCAGTCAGGTACTGCGCAGATACGAGCAGCAAAGCCAGGACGCGGTACCGGAATCTCCGGTGCAGCAGCATTACGACGAGATCCAGCAAGCCACCGATGCCGATTCCCTGGAACAGGTGGTTAGTCGCCTGCAGGAATTCGGCAGCCGCAACGACTGGCTGGGCAAATCTGTGAAAGGCCTGGCCTCAGCCAGCCCGACGTCGCTGGCGCTGCATTGGCAGCATTACCACCGTAGCCGTTTGCACAGTCTGGCCCAGGTATTGGACAACGAACTGGTCATGGCGAAGCAGTGCCTCAGAAAAGGCGAGTTCGCCGAGGGCATCCGCGCCCTGCTGATTGATAAAGACATGCAACCCCGCTGGCGCTACGCCGCGCTGGGGGAAATCGACAACAGCTGGGTAGACGAGTTTTTCAGCCAGGAAGCTGGGGGCTAA